A genomic stretch from Candidatus Hydrogenisulfobacillus filiaventi includes:
- the moeA gene encoding Molybdopterin molybdenumtransferase gives MLMSVEEAQHRILDGVVPPPPESRSLSELLQEAGRAWPRILAAPLVAEADVPPFANSSMDGFAVRAADVAGAAVRPVTLRVIGRTGAGHLPPGPLEPGTAVQVMTGAPLPAGADAVVPVEWTRMQAGAATVTILQPVRAGSHVRPRGQDMRQGSRVLEAGTRLDPPVLGIAASLGAVRLPVYPRPRVAIVSTGDELVDPGQIPGPGQIRNSNAYALAAAVAQAGGEPRILPPLPDRLPAITAGLAEAARSAAVVVSSGGVSVGDYDFVKPALEQLGRLEFWRVNVKPGKPLAVGHVLDRPFLGLPGNPVSALVTFELFVRPLLLRLQGVQAWQRPRLQLPLGEDLEETSGRRQFLRCRMPERDGHRVVVLTGPQGSAIQTSWLGAEGLADIPAGAGPLRAGTPVTVWWLR, from the coding sequence ATGTTGATGAGCGTCGAGGAAGCCCAGCACCGCATCCTGGACGGGGTGGTCCCGCCGCCGCCCGAATCCCGCTCCCTGAGCGAGCTGCTGCAGGAGGCCGGGCGGGCCTGGCCGCGGATCCTGGCCGCCCCGCTGGTGGCGGAGGCGGATGTGCCCCCCTTCGCCAACAGCTCCATGGACGGCTTCGCCGTCCGGGCGGCGGACGTGGCCGGGGCGGCCGTCCGGCCGGTCACGCTACGGGTCATCGGCCGTACCGGAGCCGGACACCTGCCGCCGGGACCGTTGGAGCCGGGTACCGCTGTACAGGTGATGACCGGGGCCCCTCTGCCCGCCGGGGCCGACGCCGTGGTCCCGGTGGAATGGACCCGGATGCAGGCCGGCGCCGCCACCGTCACCATCCTGCAACCGGTGCGGGCCGGATCCCACGTCCGCCCCCGGGGCCAGGACATGCGACAGGGCAGCCGGGTGCTGGAGGCGGGCACGCGGCTGGACCCGCCGGTCCTGGGCATCGCGGCCAGCCTGGGGGCGGTGCGGCTGCCGGTCTACCCGCGGCCGCGGGTGGCCATCGTCTCCACCGGGGATGAACTGGTGGACCCCGGGCAAATCCCGGGCCCGGGCCAGATCCGCAACTCCAATGCCTACGCCCTGGCGGCCGCGGTGGCCCAGGCCGGCGGCGAACCCCGCATCCTGCCCCCACTGCCGGACCGGCTGCCGGCCATCACGGCAGGCCTGGCCGAGGCTGCCCGTTCCGCAGCGGTTGTCGTATCCTCGGGCGGGGTGTCGGTAGGAGACTACGACTTCGTCAAGCCAGCCCTGGAGCAGCTGGGCCGGCTGGAGTTCTGGCGGGTCAACGTCAAGCCCGGCAAACCCCTGGCGGTGGGACACGTGCTGGACCGGCCCTTCCTCGGCCTGCCGGGCAATCCGGTGTCCGCCCTGGTGACCTTCGAACTGTTTGTACGGCCCCTGCTGCTGCGCCTGCAGGGGGTGCAGGCCTGGCAACGGCCCCGCCTGCAGCTGCCGTTGGGGGAGGACCTGGAGGAAACCTCGGGCCGGCGCCAGTTCCTGCGCTGCCGGATGCCGGAACGGGACGGCCACCGGGTCGTGGTCCTCACCGGACCCCAGGGCTCCGCCATCCAGACATCGTGGCTGGGGGCTGAAGGCCTGGCCGACATCCCGGCCGGTGCCGGGCCCCTACGGGCCGGCACCCCGGTCACGGTCTGGTGGCTGCGCTAG
- the ribDG gene encoding fused diaminohydroxyphosphoribosylaminopyrimidine deaminase; 5-amino-6-(5-phosphoribosylamino) uracil reductase (Evidence 2a : Function from experimental evidences in other organisms; PubMedId : 9068650, 12456892, 17765262, 18986985, 23385458, 29864427; Product type e : enzyme), with the protein MTSEPMRRALALARRARGRTAPNPMVGAVIVKDGQVIGEGYHHRAGGPHAEVLALRQAGEAARGATLYVTLAPCNHHGRTPPCTDAILAAGIAKVVAAMPDPNPVAGGGLERLQAAGVEVEVGDGAAEAEALNRPFLTWARHHRPLITLKVAASVDGRVATRTGRSKYLTGPEALAYTHRLRREHDAILVGSGTLLADDPLLTDRGPGRRRDPVRVILDGRGRTPPGARVFRAPSPSPILVFTTAAPGIEWERAVFAAGGEVIRVEADAAGHPRLEAVLEELADRHLQSVLVEGGPTIHAAFLQARLADRWVGFIAPLWLGGPVAAPVWGVDTLEEAPRITFDAVRRLGSDVVLEGEIRFPAAGPAPAEVAAGRRKEGV; encoded by the coding sequence GTGACCAGTGAACCCATGCGGCGCGCCCTGGCCCTGGCCCGCCGGGCCAGGGGGCGGACCGCCCCCAATCCGATGGTGGGGGCGGTCATCGTCAAGGACGGGCAGGTCATCGGGGAAGGGTACCATCACCGGGCCGGCGGCCCTCATGCCGAAGTGCTGGCGCTCCGGCAAGCGGGCGAGGCGGCGCGGGGGGCCACCCTCTACGTCACCCTGGCCCCCTGCAACCACCACGGCCGCACGCCCCCCTGCACCGACGCCATCCTGGCGGCGGGCATCGCTAAGGTGGTGGCAGCCATGCCGGACCCCAACCCGGTGGCCGGCGGCGGCCTGGAGCGCCTGCAGGCGGCCGGGGTGGAGGTAGAGGTCGGGGACGGCGCGGCCGAAGCGGAGGCGCTCAACCGCCCCTTCCTGACCTGGGCCCGCCACCACCGTCCCCTCATCACCCTCAAGGTGGCGGCCAGCGTCGACGGGCGGGTGGCCACCCGCACCGGCCGCTCCAAGTACCTCACCGGGCCGGAGGCGCTGGCGTACACCCACCGTCTGCGCCGCGAACACGACGCCATTCTGGTGGGCAGCGGCACCCTGCTGGCCGACGACCCCCTGCTCACGGACCGGGGTCCGGGGCGGCGGCGGGACCCGGTGCGGGTCATCCTGGACGGGCGGGGGCGGACCCCGCCGGGGGCGCGGGTGTTCCGGGCCCCCTCCCCCTCCCCCATCCTGGTGTTCACCACCGCCGCACCCGGCATCGAATGGGAACGGGCCGTGTTTGCCGCCGGCGGGGAGGTCATCCGGGTGGAGGCGGACGCCGCCGGCCATCCCCGGCTGGAGGCGGTCCTGGAGGAGCTGGCCGACCGCCACCTGCAGTCGGTCCTGGTGGAAGGCGGTCCTACCATCCACGCCGCCTTCCTCCAGGCCCGGCTGGCGGACCGCTGGGTCGGTTTCATCGCGCCCCTCTGGCTGGGCGGTCCGGTGGCGGCCCCCGTCTGGGGGGTGGATACCCTGGAGGAGGCCCCCCGCATCACCTTTGACGCCGTGCGCCGGCTCGGGTCCGATGTGGTGCTGGAAGGGGAGATCCGCTTCCCCGCCGCCGGACCCGCCCCGGCGGAGGTGGCCGCGGGCCGGCGGAAGGAAGGGGTCTGA
- the ribE gene encoding Riboflavin synthase, whose protein sequence is MFTGLVEAVGTIAARKPSPDGQGLYLAVQAPFAGELSAGESVAVNGTCLTVLPEAPEPVAGAFWVECSPTTLEITTLGGLPVGGRVNLERAVRAESRLGGHWVQGHVDTRGEVVAVTELGNARQVCIAFPARFRRLVLDKGSVAVEGVSLTVVSQGVDEAGDTAWFEVTLIPHTLAETTLNDLVPGQPVNLEFDILGKYVVSLLGPYLERLDSRPA, encoded by the coding sequence ATGTTCACAGGTCTGGTGGAGGCGGTGGGGACCATCGCCGCCCGGAAGCCGAGCCCGGACGGGCAGGGCCTGTATCTGGCGGTGCAGGCCCCCTTCGCCGGGGAACTGAGCGCAGGGGAATCGGTCGCCGTCAACGGGACCTGCCTCACGGTGCTGCCGGAGGCGCCGGAACCGGTGGCCGGGGCCTTCTGGGTGGAATGCAGCCCCACCACCCTGGAGATCACCACGCTGGGCGGCCTGCCGGTGGGCGGCCGGGTGAACCTGGAGCGGGCAGTGCGTGCCGAATCCCGCCTGGGCGGCCACTGGGTACAGGGGCACGTGGACACCCGCGGTGAAGTGGTGGCGGTCACCGAGCTGGGCAATGCCCGCCAGGTCTGCATCGCGTTCCCGGCCCGGTTCCGCCGTCTGGTGCTGGATAAGGGGTCGGTGGCGGTGGAGGGCGTGAGCCTGACCGTGGTGTCCCAGGGCGTCGACGAGGCCGGGGATACCGCCTGGTTTGAGGTGACCCTCATTCCCCATACCCTGGCGGAAACCACCCTGAACGACCTGGTGCCGGGACAGCCGGTAAACCTCGAATTCGACATCCTGGGCAAATATGTGGTCTCCCTGCTGGGCCCGTATCTCGAGCGGCTGGACAGCCGCCCCGCCTAG
- the ribBA gene encoding fused 3,4-dihydroxy-2-butanone 4-phosphate synthase and GTP cyclohydrolase II (Evidence 2a : Function from experimental evidences in other organisms; PubMedId : 9297088, 9515916, 12456892, 19583770, 24442413; Product type e : enzyme), producing MTSNGIPPGAAGDHPAEEEALIARVRQAIEDIRQGRMVIVVDDEDRENEGDLIMAAEKVTPEAINFMTQWGRGLICAPLAAERADALELPPMVEVSQDSMQTAFTVSVDAREGVTTGISAADRARTVRLLADPATRPQDLARPGHIFPLRAKAGGVLRRPGHTEAAVDLARLAGLTPAGVICEVLNPDGTMARRPQLEDMARQFGLTLISIADLIHYRFRHETLFERVGEAQLPTRYGTFRAVAYNEKITNVTHLALTLGDVSNGEPVLVRVHSECLTGDVFGSLRCDCGEQLDLAMRRIAQEGRGILLYMRQEGRGIGLANKIRAYALQEAGYDTVTANLALGFPPDSRDYGVGAQILYDLGARRLRLLTNNPQKYYALNGYGLSIVERVPLTVEPNEANAFYLETKKAKLGHWM from the coding sequence ATGACCAGCAACGGCATCCCTCCCGGGGCCGCCGGGGATCACCCGGCCGAGGAAGAGGCCCTCATCGCCCGCGTCCGGCAGGCGATTGAGGATATCCGGCAGGGCCGGATGGTAATTGTGGTGGACGACGAGGATCGGGAAAATGAGGGCGACCTCATCATGGCGGCGGAAAAGGTCACCCCCGAGGCCATCAATTTCATGACCCAATGGGGCCGGGGCCTCATCTGCGCCCCTTTGGCCGCGGAACGGGCCGATGCCCTGGAGCTGCCGCCCATGGTGGAAGTTTCCCAGGATTCCATGCAGACCGCCTTTACGGTCTCGGTGGATGCCCGGGAAGGGGTGACCACCGGCATCTCCGCCGCCGACCGGGCGCGCACGGTCCGCCTGCTGGCGGATCCAGCCACCCGGCCGCAGGATCTGGCCCGCCCGGGCCACATCTTCCCATTGCGGGCCAAGGCCGGGGGCGTACTCCGCCGGCCGGGCCACACCGAAGCCGCCGTGGACCTGGCCCGGCTGGCCGGGCTCACCCCGGCCGGGGTCATCTGCGAGGTCCTCAATCCCGACGGCACCATGGCCCGTCGCCCGCAGCTGGAGGACATGGCCCGGCAGTTCGGTCTAACCCTTATCAGCATCGCCGACCTCATCCATTACCGCTTCCGGCATGAAACCCTGTTCGAACGGGTGGGGGAGGCCCAGCTGCCGACCCGTTACGGCACCTTCCGGGCGGTGGCCTATAACGAGAAGATTACCAACGTCACCCATCTGGCACTGACCCTGGGTGATGTCAGCAACGGGGAACCGGTCCTGGTGCGGGTGCACTCCGAGTGCCTGACGGGGGATGTGTTCGGCTCCCTGCGCTGCGACTGCGGGGAGCAGCTTGACCTCGCCATGCGCCGCATTGCCCAGGAGGGGCGCGGCATCCTCCTCTACATGCGGCAGGAGGGGCGCGGTATCGGGCTGGCCAACAAGATCCGGGCCTACGCCCTCCAGGAGGCCGGGTATGATACCGTCACCGCCAACCTGGCCCTGGGCTTCCCGCCCGATTCCCGCGACTATGGGGTCGGGGCCCAGATTCTCTACGACCTGGGTGCCCGCCGGCTGCGGCTGCTCACCAACAATCCGCAGAAGTACTACGCCCTTAACGGCTATGGCCTCAGCATCGTGGAGCGGGTGCCGCTGACGGTGGAGCCCAATGAGGCCAACGCCTTCTACCTGGAAACCAAAAAAGCCAAGCTGGGGCACTGGATGTAG
- the ribH gene encoding 6,7-dimethyl-8-ribityllumazine synthase, beta subunit (Evidence 2a : Function from experimental evidences in other organisms; PubMedId : 3100522, 7473709, 10881048, 12456892, 24442413; Product type e : enzyme), translated as MAEYQGLLTARPGQRWAVVVSRFNRRVTDRLLAGALDTLSRHGVRPEAVDVVWVPGSFEIPAAVRRLTERSYAAIITLGAIIRGETPHFDFIAGATTAALAELNRTAPMPVIFGILTTNTVEEAENRADGKMGNKGAEAAAAALEMADLLASLAGA; from the coding sequence GTGGCCGAATACCAAGGACTGCTGACCGCCCGACCGGGCCAGCGTTGGGCGGTGGTGGTCAGCCGCTTCAACCGGCGGGTCACCGACCGCCTGCTGGCGGGAGCTCTGGACACCCTGTCCCGGCATGGAGTGCGGCCGGAGGCGGTGGATGTGGTGTGGGTCCCGGGATCCTTTGAGATCCCGGCGGCGGTGCGCCGGCTGACCGAGCGCTCCTATGCCGCCATCATCACCCTGGGGGCCATCATCCGGGGGGAAACCCCTCATTTCGACTTTATCGCCGGCGCTACCACGGCCGCCTTGGCTGAACTCAACCGCACCGCGCCCATGCCGGTGATTTTCGGCATCCTCACCACCAATACGGTGGAGGAGGCCGAAAACCGGGCTGATGGCAAGATGGGCAACAAAGGGGCGGAAGCCGCGGCTGCCGCCCTGGAGATGGCGGACCTGCTGGCCTCCCTGGCTGGGGCTTAG
- a CDS encoding putative 2-amino-4-hydroxy-6-hydroxymethyldihydropteridine diphosphokinase (Evidence 3 : Putative function from multiple computational evidences; Product type e : enzyme), with protein sequence MPEAWIGLGSNLGHRRANLLFGLDGLARLGRVKAVSRFYASTPAGVAGNQPDFLNAVARLDTALDPLRLLAALQQREREAGRVRRPGGLPEPRTLDLDLLLYEGLEMRTPILTLPHPRLTARAFVLHPLLETAAPDLFPARLARRLRAAHRRTGTAGLKAAPWTAGREDPAVAAADLDPAVLRGVLPTDWLGHTLESAAALGSTNERLKCWRAEAEREGISLPEGAVVVADRQTHGRGRLGRSWWSPPGAGLYLSVLLRPPPDRASELGLVSLLAGVAVAQAVEDLTAAAHRWQPGPAPLPPARLRLKWPNDGVVQVPGRERAAKVFGILVEAGQEARGPWAVVGIGVNVNVPAEAPPAGGGPAASLEAAWDRPWPRQVLWARLAMALEVAYRRWIIEGPAPLIEAWARRSLTLGRLVAVHRPGEMAPLVIGRAVGLEPDGALLVQDPGGTLVPCYGGEVSIRDPDGSYAGG encoded by the coding sequence ATGCCTGAGGCCTGGATAGGGCTGGGCAGCAACCTCGGCCACCGCCGCGCCAATCTGCTGTTCGGGCTGGACGGGCTGGCCCGCCTGGGACGCGTGAAGGCCGTCTCCCGCTTTTACGCCTCCACCCCGGCGGGGGTGGCGGGGAACCAGCCGGACTTCCTCAACGCGGTGGCCCGCCTGGACACGGCGCTGGATCCGCTACGTCTGCTGGCGGCCCTGCAGCAGCGCGAGCGGGAGGCGGGACGGGTCCGTAGGCCCGGAGGTCTGCCCGAGCCCCGCACCCTGGACCTCGACCTGCTGCTCTACGAAGGGCTGGAGATGCGGACGCCGATATTGACCCTGCCGCATCCGCGTCTGACCGCGCGGGCCTTCGTCCTGCATCCCCTGTTGGAGACGGCGGCTCCCGACCTCTTCCCCGCACGGCTGGCCCGCCGCCTGCGGGCGGCGCATCGCCGGACCGGTACCGCCGGGCTTAAGGCGGCGCCCTGGACCGCCGGCCGGGAGGACCCGGCAGTGGCGGCGGCCGACCTGGATCCGGCGGTGCTGCGAGGTGTGCTGCCTACCGACTGGCTGGGCCACACCCTGGAATCGGCTGCGGCCCTGGGGTCCACCAATGAGCGGCTCAAGTGCTGGCGCGCGGAAGCGGAGCGGGAAGGGATTTCCCTGCCTGAAGGGGCGGTGGTCGTGGCCGACCGCCAGACGCATGGCCGGGGGCGGCTGGGCCGGAGCTGGTGGTCGCCCCCGGGAGCGGGCTTGTACCTGTCGGTGCTGCTGCGGCCGCCGCCGGACCGGGCGTCGGAGCTGGGGCTGGTCAGCCTGCTGGCAGGGGTGGCGGTGGCGCAGGCGGTGGAGGACCTGACGGCGGCCGCGCACCGCTGGCAGCCCGGCCCGGCCCCACTGCCGCCGGCCCGGTTGCGCCTTAAGTGGCCCAATGACGGCGTGGTTCAGGTTCCGGGCCGGGAGCGGGCGGCAAAGGTGTTTGGCATCCTGGTGGAGGCCGGGCAGGAGGCCCGTGGACCCTGGGCCGTGGTCGGCATCGGGGTCAATGTCAATGTGCCGGCGGAGGCACCCCCGGCCGGAGGCGGGCCGGCCGCCTCCCTGGAGGCGGCCTGGGATCGGCCCTGGCCCCGGCAGGTGCTGTGGGCGCGGCTGGCGATGGCGCTGGAGGTCGCCTACCGCCGCTGGATTATCGAAGGGCCCGCGCCCCTGATCGAGGCGTGGGCCCGTCGCTCGTTGACGCTGGGCCGGCTGGTGGCCGTGCACCGGCCCGGGGAGATGGCTCCGCTGGTGATCGGGCGGGCGGTGGGCCTGGAACCGGATGGCGCCCTGCTGGTTCAGGATCCGGGGGGGACCCTCGTGCCCTGTTACGGGGGGGAAGTCAGCATCCGCGACCCGGACGGGTCCTACGCAGGCGGCTAA
- a CDS encoding 7,8-dihydroneopterin aldolase: MTGWIRIMGMQFQARHGALPYEQERPQPFAVDIEVETDFSRAVESDQVGDTVDYGRLYAVAARVMAGPPVRLLEALAGRMAGEVLALDGVERVVVRIRKQAPPLPGPVAYSEVEVSRHA; the protein is encoded by the coding sequence ATGACCGGCTGGATCCGCATTATGGGCATGCAGTTTCAGGCCCGCCACGGCGCGCTGCCGTATGAACAGGAGCGGCCGCAGCCGTTTGCGGTGGACATCGAAGTGGAGACAGACTTCAGCCGGGCGGTGGAGTCCGACCAGGTGGGGGATACGGTCGACTATGGCCGGCTGTATGCCGTGGCGGCCCGGGTGATGGCCGGCCCGCCGGTGCGGCTGCTGGAGGCCCTGGCCGGCCGCATGGCGGGGGAGGTCCTGGCACTGGACGGAGTGGAACGGGTGGTGGTGCGCATCCGGAAGCAGGCCCCGCCCCTGCCGGGGCCGGTTGCATACAGCGAGGTCGAGGTGTCGCGGCATGCCTGA
- the folP gene encoding dihydropteroate synthase (Evidence 2a : Function from experimental evidences in other organisms; PubMedId : 2123867, 11007651; Product type e : enzyme), with amino-acid sequence MQEGGRRVEDRRFRFGGTVLPLGRRTYIMGILNVTPDSFSDGGAWLDPAAAVAHARAMVAEGAVLIDVGGESTRPGHVPVPLEEEWRRVAPVLERLLDEPALAGVGISLDTRKPEVARRALRLGVPIINDVEGFRDPAMVEAVADSSAGLVMMFNRPRPYPPGAVDPAAMRQTLEERTRTMERAGIAAERILWDPGLGFAYAVEDNWTVLRSLTVFGGGPAGLLLGPSRKRFLGALLDRPRPPERDVATAAVAALAVAAGVDVVRVHNVAVTRDAVAVADAWYRGRQPQEAGGGT; translated from the coding sequence ATGCAGGAAGGGGGCAGGCGGGTGGAGGACAGGCGGTTCCGGTTCGGGGGGACGGTCCTGCCCCTGGGGCGGCGGACCTACATCATGGGCATCCTCAATGTGACCCCGGACTCCTTTTCCGACGGGGGGGCCTGGCTGGATCCCGCGGCGGCCGTGGCTCATGCCCGGGCGATGGTGGCGGAGGGGGCAGTCCTGATCGATGTGGGCGGGGAGTCGACGCGGCCGGGGCATGTGCCGGTGCCGCTGGAGGAGGAGTGGCGCCGGGTGGCGCCGGTGCTCGAGCGGCTGCTGGACGAGCCCGCCCTGGCCGGGGTCGGCATCTCCCTGGACACCCGCAAGCCGGAGGTGGCCCGCCGGGCCCTGAGGCTGGGCGTGCCCATCATCAACGACGTGGAGGGTTTCCGGGATCCGGCCATGGTGGAGGCGGTGGCGGACAGCAGCGCCGGGCTGGTGATGATGTTCAACCGGCCCCGGCCTTACCCGCCCGGGGCCGTGGACCCCGCCGCCATGCGGCAGACGCTGGAGGAGCGCACCCGGACGATGGAACGCGCCGGCATTGCCGCCGAGCGGATCCTCTGGGATCCCGGCCTGGGATTTGCCTACGCGGTGGAGGACAACTGGACGGTGCTGCGGTCCCTGACGGTGTTTGGCGGCGGACCGGCCGGGCTGCTGCTTGGCCCCAGCCGGAAGCGGTTTCTGGGGGCCCTGCTGGATCGCCCCCGCCCCCCGGAACGGGACGTGGCCACGGCCGCGGTGGCGGCGCTGGCGGTGGCGGCGGGAGTGGACGTGGTGCGGGTGCACAACGTGGCCGTCACCCGGGACGCGGTGGCGGTAGCGGATGCCTGGTACCGGGGCCGGCAGCCGCAGGAAGCGGGAGGCGGAACATGA
- the dapA gene encoding 4-hydroxy-tetrahydrodipicolinate synthase (Evidence 2a : Function from experimental evidences in other organisms; PubMedId : 8098035, 9298659; Product type e : enzyme) — protein sequence MGTQTTTTTWPRIFTAMVTPFAEDGSLDLDKARNLARFLIAHGTDGIIVAATTGESPTLSLEERRALFEAVAEVSRPLGVPVWVGTGTNDTRASIRLTEAADSWGADGMLVVTPYYNKPPQEGLYRHFRAVAASTTRPVMLYNVPGRTGVNLAPETALNIMHDQPNVLAIKEASGSVEAVARLVAGLPEGARVYSGDDGLYYPTLALGGWGVVSVASHVAGPQMAAIWQAVTAGDWARAQALHQQLLPLFKELFVVTNPIPVKWALNYLGIPVGDVRLPLVTPPDRTFARLAGLLDAVAQPAAAGAR from the coding sequence ATGGGCACGCAGACCACCACGACCACTTGGCCGCGGATCTTCACCGCGATGGTCACCCCCTTTGCTGAGGACGGCAGCCTGGACCTCGACAAGGCCCGCAACCTGGCCCGCTTCCTGATCGCACACGGGACCGACGGCATCATCGTGGCCGCCACCACCGGCGAATCCCCCACCTTGAGCCTGGAGGAGCGCCGGGCGTTGTTCGAGGCCGTGGCCGAGGTCAGCCGGCCGTTAGGGGTCCCGGTCTGGGTCGGCACCGGCACCAACGATACCCGTGCCTCCATCCGCCTGACCGAAGCGGCGGACAGCTGGGGCGCCGACGGGATGCTGGTGGTGACCCCCTACTATAACAAGCCGCCGCAGGAGGGTCTGTACCGGCATTTCCGGGCCGTGGCCGCCAGTACCACCCGCCCGGTGATGCTCTACAACGTGCCCGGCCGGACGGGGGTCAATCTCGCCCCCGAAACCGCCCTTAACATCATGCACGACCAGCCCAACGTGCTGGCCATCAAGGAGGCCTCGGGCTCGGTGGAAGCGGTGGCCCGCCTGGTGGCGGGGCTGCCCGAGGGGGCGCGGGTATACTCCGGCGACGACGGCCTCTACTACCCCACCCTGGCCCTGGGCGGGTGGGGCGTGGTGAGCGTAGCCTCGCACGTGGCCGGACCCCAGATGGCCGCCATCTGGCAGGCGGTGACGGCGGGCGACTGGGCGCGGGCCCAGGCCCTGCATCAGCAGCTGCTGCCACTGTTCAAGGAGCTGTTCGTGGTCACCAACCCCATCCCGGTCAAGTGGGCGCTCAACTACCTGGGCATCCCGGTGGGGGACGTGCGCCTGCCTCTGGTGACCCCGCCCGATCGCACCTTTGCTCGTCTGGCCGGGCTGCTGGACGCGGTAGCCCAGCCGGCTGCAGCCGGCGCGCGCTGA
- the dapL gene encoding LL-diaminopimelate aminotransferase, with translation MRAAHRLDTLPPYLFKELDRLASDLRRQGKDVINLGIGDPDRPTPEPVVEALVAAAHNPANHRYPDYAGHPDFRQAVAAYYARRFGVELDPATEVLGLIGSKEGIAHLIWAWADPGDVVLVPDPAYPVYRTQALLAGAEPYDLPLRPETGFLPDLAAIPPAVLSRARMLWLNYPNNPTGAVATRAFYEEAVAFARRHDLLLCSDAAYVETGFDGYRAPSVLEVPGAKEVAVEFYSLSKPFNMTGWRIAAAVGNRTAIDALGTLKSHLDSGPFTAVQRAAIQALSEPEGPVSAMNDLYRRRRDMAVSLLREMGLPVTPPLSTFYLWVPNPRGWSSAETARFFLERSAVVVTPGNAYGAHGEGWFRISLTISDERLRQGLERMAAALGA, from the coding sequence GTGCGAGCCGCCCATCGACTGGACACCCTGCCCCCCTACCTGTTCAAGGAACTGGACCGCCTGGCGTCGGACCTCCGCCGTCAGGGCAAGGACGTCATCAACCTGGGGATCGGGGACCCGGACCGTCCGACCCCGGAGCCGGTAGTGGAGGCCCTGGTGGCGGCCGCCCACAATCCCGCCAATCACCGGTATCCCGATTATGCCGGGCATCCCGATTTCCGGCAGGCGGTGGCAGCCTATTACGCGCGGCGGTTCGGGGTGGAATTGGACCCCGCCACCGAAGTACTGGGCCTCATCGGATCCAAGGAGGGCATCGCCCACCTCATTTGGGCCTGGGCGGACCCCGGGGATGTGGTGCTGGTCCCCGACCCCGCCTATCCGGTCTATCGCACCCAGGCCCTGCTGGCCGGGGCGGAGCCCTATGACCTGCCTCTGCGCCCGGAGACCGGGTTCCTGCCCGACCTGGCGGCCATTCCGCCTGCGGTGCTGAGCCGTGCCCGCATGTTATGGCTCAACTACCCCAACAACCCCACCGGGGCGGTGGCCACCCGCGCCTTTTACGAAGAGGCAGTGGCGTTCGCCCGGCGCCATGACCTGCTGCTCTGCAGCGACGCCGCCTACGTGGAGACCGGCTTTGACGGCTACCGGGCCCCCAGCGTGCTGGAGGTACCGGGGGCCAAGGAGGTGGCGGTGGAATTCTATTCCCTGTCCAAGCCCTTCAACATGACCGGCTGGCGGATAGCGGCCGCAGTGGGTAACCGCACGGCCATTGACGCCCTCGGCACCCTCAAGAGCCACCTCGATTCCGGCCCGTTCACCGCCGTGCAACGGGCGGCCATCCAGGCCCTCTCCGAGCCCGAAGGACCCGTCAGCGCCATGAACGACCTCTACCGCCGCCGGCGGGACATGGCCGTGAGCCTGCTGCGGGAGATGGGCCTCCCGGTCACGCCGCCCTTGTCCACCTTTTACCTCTGGGTGCCCAACCCGCGGGGGTGGAGTTCAGCGGAAACCGCCCGCTTCTTCCTGGAGCGGTCGGCGGTGGTGGTCACGCCCGGCAACGCCTACGGCGCGCATGGGGAGGGCTGGTTCCGCATCTCCCTGACCATTTCCGATGAACGGCTGCGGCAGGGACTGGAACGGATGGCGGCCGCCCTCGGGGCCTGA
- a CDS encoding protein of unknown function (Evidence 5 : Unknown function), which translates to MNGCGRDWNGWRPPSGPERFVRDHKLALMHRAPLPYIVLLRVFDPGEPCPRAGRDRGADICARRGRTSQ; encoded by the coding sequence ATGAACGGCTGCGGCAGGGACTGGAACGGATGGCGGCCGCCCTCGGGGCCTGAGCGGTTCGTCCGGGACCACAAATTGGCCCTTATGCACCGGGCGCCGCTGCCGTACATTGTATTATTGCGGGTCTTCGATCCGGGTGAACCCTGCCCCCGGGCGGGGCGGGACCGGGGAGCCGACATTTGTGCCCGGAGGGGTCGCACGTCACAATGA